The Bactrocera dorsalis isolate Fly_Bdor chromosome 2, ASM2337382v1, whole genome shotgun sequence region acgtcggagaccctataaaacaTACGatatatatggaaatatatatatatacgttcaGCATGACGAGCTAAGTCGAATTATTCATGTATAAATTcaaactagttcctcagttcatgagatatccatctgaaattttgcacacgtccttttcttcccAAAAAACTGCTCActtgtcgaaaccgccgataacggaccactataacaaATAATTGGCATACAACCAGACCGATCTAAATTAAGTTTTGGTatggaaaaacatttttgacaaaaaatctcTACGAAAGTTGCAATGGATTAAGGAATGTCTTGTATGGAACTTTTTTACTTGTTAGAGATATTACAACTTCGGTCTTAACGAAATTTAcgcttttacttatttttataatcattttaaaaattacttgatCGGTTTGTTTAGATCAAGTTGACTGCCAAGTTACGGAaactatacatttatttattgggCGATTTTTAGCTATATTTGTAACAATTATATGTTCAACTCAATATCCACCAATAAGAATTTGACCCAAAAAGGTCGGTGAAACCGGTATGTAAAGAATGTGTGATAAGATatgatacaaaataaataaaaaaaagcgatGTTTTGTTGCACAAAGAGCAGGGAATCAGATGAACTATGTGGTGTTATTAGTGCGAACAGTAATATAAGTAAAGtttgactttaaatttaatatcgagAACTCAACAGCGGATATCACTCGGTAAGAGCTTCTATGACTTTTACGTGTTTTTCGTGATGGTGTCGAAATAAAAGAAGTGTTTATGATTTGTTTCTCgttttattactttaaaatacgcattttgttaattaaaactattattttttatagttttttcatcatttgctGATAAAAAGCAACATAACACATGTTTGGGGTATTTTTGAGAACAGTTTTTTCCCATTTAATAATCAAACCAATGCTTAATTGTTATTCGGTAATTTTTACTTTAagcaattttacttattttgttgtttaatttttagcacattttcaaatataccttttttgtttaagaaagaATATTATAACTAACTTTAAAGTGCAAATTTCAAGCTTTTTTGCAGTAAGttaaggaataaaaaatatatgtacacatatatgctTATGTATGCAGTTAAATCTAATTGTGTCACGCTCCTTTTCATCTCGCTGAGTGTAGGATAGCTTTGTCAATTCGTTCGGGTAGTTCGTGTACCGTATTTTATTATACTCTAACCCGACCAACGGATTATTGGAGTGCTTGTTTTGGGTTATTGAGAGTGGAATTCATGTATAGTTTAATACCATTATAACTAATTCATACGATTTTAcaactattttaaatataagctaaagtgaaatttatttattattattatttttaataaacacatactaattttttgtttgatagtTTTGTCCTTATTAACCCTCATCATCTTCTCATTTCTCATCtcaatattacatatattgCATAACACGAATTTATCTTAATTATTACGGTTAATATATGAAAAGGGacttcgttttgtttttgttgcatttgtgtaTCAAACGTATGATTTACGTTATTATCGGCGTGGAGAATAAGGAATCACTATTCAGAAACAGCAAAGTCCGCATCATCCTTGTGTTCCAATGAGCGATATTCATCCGAATCTTCGCTGCAGGCGGTGGCGAAGGATGCATTCTTTAAATCGGCCGAGCAACCACTAACGTCTGCAGCCTCTATGCAAGGGTCCGTTATAATTGGTATAACATTTTGTTTGCCCGATGACGTCGGTTGCTCTGTTATCACAGTCTGTAGCATTAATTGTTGAGAAGGCATAGATCTTATAGACGTTGGTGTGCTGGTTAAGGTAGGCAAATTTTCCGTTTCATCTTCTATACTAAAACTAGTGTAGCGACAACGTTCACCCGATGTTGTCGCAACTGGATTATCGCCATCATCAATGTGTCCTGATCGGACCATTGCTTCCGTAGTAGCTTCAATTTTGGCAACAGCTGTGGTGATATCAACCACATCTTTTGTGGGTGCTGTTGTCGTTGTCCCAGTAATGCTCTCCTCAATGGTACTAATATTGGGCGAAAATTGAGGTTGGCGCAAGGTTGGCGAGGCTGGATTACAACCGCTCACCGGTACGAGCGCTTTACAACCACTGGGCAGCAATGCAGTGGTTTCGTTGTCAGTGCTCGtatcacattgtgaaaatgacGTTGTCGTAGATGCGCAGAATGATgctgtaaaagtaaaaaattttttttttttaataaaaatttaaaaaaattatgtgtatctTTATTTACATTCAATTTTTTCCCGACGTCCGGCCAAATGTGGCATGCTCGACAATGGCATGAGTTTTATGCGGTAGAACCTTGTGCCTTTAGAAACACGATAACGGTTTTCATCCTGACAGATCAGTTAAAATGGTTAATTATTCGAATTAGCATATGCGTGGTGTTACGGAATGATGTTTAAATTCAATTCGTTATATGAAATAGCTTACCTTCTTAGCCTGACAATACTCTCTATCGATGACACGCCCAATTGCATAGTAAGGCACCGGTAGGAGCGTATTTTCCACTATTGCATTTTCACTTGGAGATGGTGTGGCCGGCATGCGCAAATTCATAGCTGACAGACAGTCTCCGTGGACGAAGTATAGAATTGGAGAGTCCTGGACAACCATATACTGACTGTGACGCATGCTCCACACGACGAAAACCACATCACCTTTATTGCAAGAGTCTAACAGCAAATATTTATGACTAGAactgcaaaaataacaacagatAAAACgccataattattaataattacaacacaacacctaaaaatattaaatataaatcagtaTGCGACATTTTTACTTACGCCTTTAAGGCAGCGAAAGAAGTTTCCATTTCCAAGCGCTTCGAGCGCTCCTTCTCAATGGTTAGCTCCTCCTCCAAGCGATTTTTATCTCGATTCAAATACTCTATCTTTTCTTTAAGCCAGCTATTGCCCTCCTCATTGGTGAGTGAATCTATCCGGAGTTTTAGCTGATAGATCTCTTTAGTTAGCAAAAGATTCTGCTTACGCACCAAATCTAGCTGCCGGTCTTTCTCCTCGAGCATCTCCTTCAATATGTTCACATTGCCAATCACAGATTCTgagtttaaattgaattttgtttgcCAAATGGCGCGCTCCACATCTAAAGCGGCAGCGACGGCCTTCTCCTTTTCAGTTTCGAAGGTGGCACGCAATTGGGCTATAATCGACTCGTGTTCACTGCGATCTATTGTGTTCTGGTCAATGTTGGATGGTGGTCGCTCCAACTTTTCGAGACTTGTTTCGGACGGCGATAGCTCCATGGAGGTCATGAGTTTATAACGGCAGCGCAGCGATTCTATTTCAGATTTATGCTTGTGTAAAAGTTCTTCACGAACTGCTGCCACTGCACGTTGCTGCTCCAGTTCACTAGAAGAGAGTTTCTCTTTCAATTCGTCCAGCTGCGGCAGTAGTAGTTCCGCTTCGTAAAGTTTTTGTCGCAAAGCGGCAATCTCACCTTCACGTTGTTGCGTTGTTTCATTCAACAACTCTTGTGTTTGGAGCATTAATTGCTCACGCTGCTCACTTTGCATGCGGATTAGATTCCACTGATCATGAAGCATTTGCAGTTCAGATTGCAAGTCTTCGCGGTAGGATGCAACTCCTGTGCGGCAGTGTTCCAAATCGGCACGTGATAAACGTATACATTCCGAAGATACTTTATACATAGCGCTTAATATGCTTCGCAAACGCTCTACCTCAGCACGGGTAGACGATTCCGTTTCGTCTGTGAGGGTCTCGGCGTTTTGCGTCAATAACAAGGAAGTGGCGGCACTGCGGGCAACTGTCTCAACGTTTATTGTGGATGTGGCTGTCGTGACAAGCATTGGTGCGGTCGATTGCGTTGCAGTCAGCTTTTCGAATTCGTTTTCCGTATCTGTTTCGGATCCTTCACAGCCATCGCCGGTCTTCTGCAACTCTCCGAGCCTTTGGGGCACTAGCGGTTTTTCACCGGTACTCAACGCGTTGCTACCCTCCTCCGCTTCAGCCGATGTGCCTATAACTGTTTCCTTTTGCTGGCGCAACATCTCTTCCATTCGTTCCCTCTGATGGGGACCCGAACGtgagacaaaaaaatttatcacaGGTCCCATATCGGGCAACTTTATCTCCGGTGCCAAATCTGGCAGATGTGAGGACAACATATCAATGTCTGATTTCGTTATGTTAGGCAAACGAGCATCGAAGATTATTGGTGTTTCATTGGCAAATGCAGGCGGCATGTCGTTCATACCGGGAAATAATTTGTTCAAGAAATGACCGTCAAAATTGTCGTTGAATTGTTGTCGCCTACGTATTTCTTCGTTGTGGATTATTTCGAAGTCCTCTGCAAGTTTAGTAGCCCAAAGACGGAACTCGCCGGAAAATATTTTACGCCGTACCACCtgaaagttaatattttattaacatttaccAGTTTATATAGCGTTTCATTTGTAGCTACTCACCTCTGTAACTGCAGCCACATATATACAAGGCGCCTGGTGAATTTGTTCGATAATCTGTATATGACGTTCAGCACGACGTAAACAACGGAGATAAAATAGTAGGCGATTATCAAACTCACTCATGCTATTCTCCACATGCACAATGCGAGTCAGTCGCATGTGCAGATTTACGCCAAGCTCATCTTTAGCTTTAGAAATAATCCGACGAATTTCGCGAACTTTTTGATGGTTTGTAACCATAACCGCCAGCTGAGACTGATGTGAGGCGCAAAGATCTGGCAATATTGATGGATCATTTAAATCGTTGGCCCTACTTTGGTTTTGTTGGAAAGCGGTGCACAATTCTCTTTGATCTTGTAATAAACGTTTGATCTTATACCTGAATTCCTCTAGTCTGCACAACCGATCGCCGAGGCCCTTAATCTCTCTAACATCGGTCTGCTCAGCTTGTTTTAAAATGTGCTGAACTTCGTTTTTCAACTGAGCGTAAACATCTTTGTCAAATGTGCCAAGACCTTGAATGCATTCATCGCACATAATTTGTAATCTATTCTGATTTTCCTTGGATGTAATCCACTGCAAGAGATTTAATGTTGGACGAGAGCTACTGCTAGATGAACTATGTGGATTAACAGTTGCCACTGGAGAGGTCGTTGTGTCAGTCGTTGTTGCCGGTTTCCCTGCTAATTCTGTGCCCATTTTCGGTTTCTTAATCACTGTCGTCGAATTTTTATCATCGACGTTGGCAATGTGATCGCTTATGTTTTCTATTTGCTCATTACTCCTAGTTTGTTGTGTAGGCACGCCACCTGCCACTAGCACCGACTTTTGTGTGGATTGAGAGCGGGAGAATACTTCGTCTGGATCAAGAAATTCATCGAAGCCATGGAAATCTTCCTCAGCCATAGACATTAGACCCGGCAAAATGGGAATTCGTCCCAACATGATTAGATCATCGTTGAAATTATGTAAAAGTTCTAGATAACCATCTCGTCTTTCCAGGTGACGGTCGAaagcatttgaaaaatttgtgaaacGCAACCGAAACTCATCGATCAGATCTTCCATGTTGGCCACAACAGCCGACCAGCCTTGCTGTTGTAAATGTTGATCATGTACTAGACGCTCGCAAAGCATTTCCTCATCTCGAGCATACTCAAACATTTTCAGTGCCAATTGAGCGCGTTTCTCTACGGAAGAATAGATCGGTTGCAGCTGCTTGCAACGCTCTACTTGTTCCCCCAAATCCCGATCTGGCTCGTTCGCTGGCAATGGCGGCGGCGTACGTGGGTCTCCcgttaaaaacatataaattggaTTCGTGTCGGTACCAGCCGAATAGTAAGAGACTTGTGTGGACGGTGTCAACATCTCGCCACCGCTTACCAATAGCACAATATTCACAGCCGGTATGCCGTGCATTCGTTCAATGGTCTCTTTAAGATTCTCGACCGAAGACAATGCCACTGCCATGTCAAAGGACATCATCCGTCCCATATCGACGTGGAACACGTACAACATCACGAATTTTTTCGTGAACTTTCGGTTGTGTGCGAAATATaggtttgtgtgtatgtattgatCCTAGCTATTGGCAGTGCTACAAAAAGTTATTACTTGTTTGTTTATGAATCCTTTGCAAGAAGTTAACAGAAGTCTTAACGACAATAAACTGTAAGAGATTAAACAAAGGTCGACGCCAGGGCTTCAAGAGTGGTTGCTGTGCGCTTCTTTGCCGGTGGTGTTAATGTAAGCGGTGGCTATCAGCGTAGCAATCTTGCTGCTTTTcgcaaacatatatatataaaggctGTTGCCTTTTGATTGAAATTTAACCTGaagaatataaataagaaaaaagaaacgatttatgtaataatgtttttcaaatataaatgtatgtacgagtatattcacTAGAGCGGCATAATTTACAGGGAGGCAAAAAACGGGAAAATCGCATATGGGGGAAATGTTCTAAGGACCATTCCGATCAACTTTGCTTAAGAGACCATGGCTTTAAAACCGGAGTGTAACTAATAAATACCCAATATAAACGATATTATTTTCAAGcttctttgattttttcaaaGTTGGGTAAAAAATTGGCCAAATGTGTTACCAAAATCTTTTTGAGTTCAGTCCAGAGGTACACAATGGGTTTGAGGTGTACATATTTTAGGCAAAtccatttttcctttttttcttgaaaactaTCCTCTACTATGTTGGAAAAGCCGAGTGCTTGCGAGTTCTAATGCTTCTAGCCTTTAAGCCAAttccaaaatttaattattcatcaatatttacttatattgtcgccttcaaaataatcaCCTCCacatgtaatacacttatgccaacgactTTTCCAGTCCTCTAAAcaattttcataagcacttttcgggatggccttcagcgaattttgtttcatcTCTTCGTTCGTATGAAAAATGGTTCCAGGGAGCGTCAATTTCAATATGGGGAACAAGAAACATCACGCAAAACCAAATCTGGTGAACACGGTGATTAATCGATGGTATTAGTCGCGTTTTTGgaccaaagagacctgtttaccgaatattttgaaaaaaataaaattagcttTACTGGGAAGGGTCCAGTAAGAACgcgttagaaatataaaatttgagacaaattctttgttcgatatttttatccattgtaaataTCGCAACGCACTATAAGtgaataaaaatgataaaaggtATTTGTTGAAACAATAAACGGGGCATCAATACGCAAGTAGCGGGATATGACATGGAACAATTAGATGAAATATAGTGGAGTTTAACTGTTAGGGAGTATCTCTTAAATGCTGCCTTATCTCCAATGTATTGCACTTCACTTCAACAGACATATTTTTTCCCCCAAATCAAAGCACTAACAATTTATAACAATAGTAATCACAATAATTAAACATTACATTTATAGATGTATGAAAACAACAACTCTCgaaaacatgaaataaaataaaagcaaaacctCGTGTATATGTTGCAATAAATATTGGCATCAAATTAGCAATAAAACACGCAAATCTAAATatcataattataattaaattggaaaaaatttagacACATAACAGCGCAAAGACACGTAATGATAAGAAAGGTAGTCTGCAGTGAGGttaaaaacattataatattAGAGGCGAGCAAGCGAGATCTGTATGTAgaaagataagaaaaaaattatgagacgttaaaaaatatgtgtgtttgaatgtacatatgtatgtatgtaaacacagaGAAATAAAGCtattaatgcaaataaaatgcatACAACATTGCAATGAAATAGAATTAATATACCATATTGGTTTGAAGAAAAatgagaataaaaataaatacggtAGCTTTGCGATTTCatggaataaaatttcaaaaacaatattaaaaaaatgcatgTTGATAATTAGACCACTTGGTTGATTTTTTCAacactatagaatatagaatatgtGGCGTGAATTATTATTGTTCATTTCTGCGATGCATACTTTgttgtgaaataataaaaactgtaGTAATTGCAAACACATATTTCTACTTTCCGCAAAGTTTGGGTAAAATGATTTTTCCAACGAAATCCTAAACGGAAAATAATTTAAGACATTCAAAACATCGGCAAAAACATATGAACagagatttattttttaaagtagtTGAAGATCTGCTACTGGAAAGATTGCTATGAGggagcatttaaaaaaaagtaataaataatacatttgCAGATATCACCAATAGTTGTAAAAGCGTTTATCATATCGAAGTACCACTGTACAAAGAGAAACTGATAAACGTCAATATGCTTtgtacacataaatacattctgttcgtaaatatatatgtacacatatatataccatgttctgtatatgtatgtacatatgtttgtatgtatgaatgcacGCGTAGATCGTAATGAATGAGTTGATTCGATCATCATGTCGCCATTACACTTTGGCAGCCGCTAAGGCGCTTTACCCACACGTGTCCGACGCAAAAGCTAgccaaaaacaactacaaaccgcagcatacatatgtatgtaaatacttgtaaataaatataagaataagaGCAAAAggcaattttatacaaaaaataaataaattagtgaGCACGAAATAAGCGTGTGCGCCTCTAAGAATCTATACATAGTATACGTATACCATATGTGTAAATGTGAACACCTAAGTATATAAAAGTCTACTTACGAAATGCAAATATCTATGTTAATACACATGTCAGCATTTTGTTTTGAGTGTAAAAATGTTGTTGCTCTCTATAGAATAGTGTCAATAACACTGATGTAGCAAAATTATTCTTCTTTGAATTGCGTGAATTTCACCAAagcatacatgtgtatatacatatgggcatgtgtactatacatatgtatgtatataaatcgaAAATACATCAATTGCGTATGATATGATTAAAAACTACTTTTGTAACGAGCAAATGGTGTGGAGTTGCAGTGTGACGACAAGGTGTCTGATCTTGCTAATTTTAAAATGCGTATTTACCAATGAACACGTCTATACCTAATAGATAAGTATTCTTATCGATTGGATTGCTTATTTATTGGTAAACTATAGAAGTGATGATTGATGGAATAGCAAAATCAACAAGAGCCTTGATTTTCATATTGTTTTAGTTTATGGTGTAACTGTTATTGTAAATAGTGTCTGAATGTGATTAGCGAGTTTACCTATCAAACCATATCTTTACAGACAACTACTGATCAGCTGTACATTTACTACAatataccctgtaggaaaataatcaaaagtgatgagttttctttgattacttattttataaagcaattTAATAGCATGTAATTAATTAGTGATTTATGAAAACACGCATactatttttgaattatgctTGGTATCATCAAGTGGCTCTATACCATGATCGTCAGACCTATTGTCACTTATGAAGCGGTTGCTTGGGCATCGAAGGTAACGCTGTTTTTGGTAGGtcttcaactatcgaagctgtaAAGACTCGCTTTCGTCTGCGGAGTACTTCAAGTTATGTTGGAGCTCACACCGCCCCATCTAGAGATCAAGCAGTAAGCGAATCATATAATGCTGTTCATGACATCAGAGGATGGCCAAGGGAGCATAATTTCGTCTCAATAAATGAAAGCCTTAGGCACTACTAGCACTACTAGCCTAACTTCCAAAAGACAACGTTGCGAAGAGGGTAAACTGCACAAAGAAGTTTAAAGTTCCACTCGGCAGTAAAGCAAAGTGGAGTGATTCCACACTCGACCTACTAATGAGGGGCAGCACCATCCAGGTAATGTGCTGCTCTGCAAGAAGGTAAGGAATGCGCATTGCCAAGTTGTTATTGGTAGGTTATAACGTAGCAAGGTTTGAAGATATGATCAACCTCCTCCGAGACAAATTCCGTCCTCTTGTTGAGGTCTATACCGCAGGCTCAAGAAATACCTGATCAACATGGGCATGTCCCCTTGTGGGTGTGGGTTTTACGACATGGAACCGGAAATTTCAGAGCACCTCATTCTAGATTGCCCAGTAATTTGTAGAAGCAGCCTCAAGGACTTTGGATCTATCTAAGTGGACAGGAATCAAATCACTTTCATTGCGTCCAGCAAACTTCTGAAATTATTCAGAGTGCTGGACatttgtgaccatatgtgatataggagtgGTCACAATAGACCATAcgcagtgcaaaacctcaattaatttctatgtatCTATCTATCTTTCCAcagaatattttgattttattcttTGAAAGAAAAGACGTAATTTTCCTCTTCGTGCCTTGCAGGGTATATAAACTCTTGATAATGAGTGTGGGCAAAAATAATCTTCTGCTCCAATTTCACCAAATAAGCAAATTGTAGCGATAAGAGCTTTGAATAAGAGGAGTAATTAACATTGGCCTAAAAACTTACAACTTGGAATTTTTCGCTATAGGtatagataataataataacgaaaTATGTTgtataattgttattattaaattaacaattctctggaaaataattaactggtgtaagaaatatcttttaacgggttaggggtagttagaattttcaaaaaatatttttttttttgcattttccttatgtgtaatattttaaaaatattccctgaaaatttcacgttgatccgataattagtttttgagttattctacaaataacaaagagagctcgggcacttcacagcgctagtgtgaaactttaaacgcgtttttctcaaaactatgttttttgaatcggtgacaactgtaactcgaaaaccgttcagtaaattttaatgaaatttatacagcttttagaatacataataaactcggtcctgatcgaaggatttttattttttcgaaaatttcgatttttctaaaaccaactgttgattttttcgcaaaaatttagaaaaaaatttcctgagaccgccattttgttaattttgaaaataaaataaaatcctttgatcaggcccgggattatctatttataaaactaatttttttgaccgattgtttttatatgaatctccaaggacttatgcttgtcaccgcaagtacctaaCTAAATATTCAACACGTTGTTTGATAAGCCAGAAATGTGGAGGAGGAGTCGTCATTCTCTATGTAGACATACTTACGGTTAAAAACTAGCTGAATAAAATACGGATGTACATGAGAAagctaaatttcaaaaatataatacaaactaatattttgaaattgaaaaaaatctggcctatgcttttaattttatattcactTTGGTTACAATAGCTTGAgaacttaaaaatatacatatattcatgtatGTACATTCGTTTTAAACACTTCGAACTGAACTAAACAACTTAAATGATTTCGaacataattcaatattttttcgtagGTAGTAAGATAATCTATGTATATTACATTTGTACCTACTTACAGGTCTGTTTCTGTACATGTGAGTGTAGCATATTTAAGGATTATTGGAAATTCTAGACTCATTGTTAAAATTTGCTTGCTATAGTTAGTTTTCACTGAAAGTACACTGGAGGGTAATTATAAAgtctacttacatacatatgtacatatgtatatgtatgtttcgagttcgaaaatctttttattaggtATGTCTATGGGCTAAGGggagtattgatccgattcaaccatAAAATTCTCTCATACTACCTCGGAGgtgaaatttaatgtctctggcgtcaTTAGTTgctagtaccgttatatgggagttGGCGGAGTTATCTTCAGATTTCCTCCTTTTCCATTGTCGGTAGTAGTTCTGATAATATTTGTTCcagcgaatttggttgttgtagcttaagtggtttaagagatacatatgtacggacagacaaacagtcACCCGGAATTCAACTCgcctcgtcatcctgatcatctatatattcttcttctttactagcgtttacgcgattatagccattatctatgtatatgtacatatgtatatgcataactCTATAAATTATGTCTAATTTAGAGAACTTCGCTCAATGAAGAGCATATGCTACTTTTAATTACAGAAGCTGATTTATTAATGTATGTGACTTGCTTAACCTTTGGTTATTGCATTATTCAACAATAGCGCAACATAATGATTTTTGCACTGTTTCGAATACTAGTATTATTAACTATaatttcccaaaaatattttatgcaagtCGAGATGATAATGCATTTAATGCAGTATTTATACACTATACTTATCGATAAATCATTGAAATGGCATTGTCTTTggtgaaaatgtgtgaaatatttACATCCATACATGTTCACATGTAGTTCTATTTTCGTCTCCGTTTTCTCTTTgcaatatatttgaattaaactgaaaaaaatagcATGTAACAAGTATTAAAacacataatattatattatattaatttgaatttgtctATTTTCTTTGATGCTGTATTAACACTAAAATACGTTTTATTAATAAACTCCGAAAGGAATGGTGATAGTAATGTTGTGAAATCTTGGCTTAGTACAATACTGGTTTAACAATTCAAATAACTTGCAAATGTTTTAAACGATACTGTAAAACCATGagtaaatgtatacataaata contains the following coding sequences:
- the LOC105229613 gene encoding RB1-inducible coiled-coil protein 1, which produces MLYVFHVDMGRMMSFDMAVALSSVENLKETIERMHGIPAVNIVLLVSGGEMLTPSTQVSYYSAGTDTNPIYMFLTGDPRTPPPLPANEPDRDLGEQVERCKQLQPIYSSVEKRAQLALKMFEYARDEEMLCERLVHDQHLQQQGWSAVVANMEDLIDEFRLRFTNFSNAFDRHLERRDGYLELLHNFNDDLIMLGRIPILPGLMSMAEEDFHGFDEFLDPDEVFSRSQSTQKSVLVAGGVPTQQTRSNEQIENISDHIANVDDKNSTTVIKKPKMGTELAGKPATTTDTTTSPVATVNPHSSSSSSSRPTLNLLQWITSKENQNRLQIMCDECIQGLGTFDKDVYAQLKNEVQHILKQAEQTDVREIKGLGDRLCRLEEFRYKIKRLLQDQRELCTAFQQNQSRANDLNDPSILPDLCASHQSQLAVMVTNHQKVREIRRIISKAKDELGVNLHMRLTRIVHVENSMSEFDNRLLFYLRCLRRAERHIQIIEQIHQAPCIYVAAVTEVVRRKIFSGEFRLWATKLAEDFEIIHNEEIRRRQQFNDNFDGHFLNKLFPGMNDMPPAFANETPIIFDARLPNITKSDIDMLSSHLPDLAPEIKLPDMGPVINFFVSRSGPHQRERMEEMLRQQKETVIGTSAEAEEGSNALSTGEKPLVPQRLGELQKTGDGCEGSETDTENEFEKLTATQSTAPMLVTTATSTINVETVARSAATSLLLTQNAETLTDETESSTRAEVERLRSILSAMYKVSSECIRLSRADLEHCRTGVASYREDLQSELQMLHDQWNLIRMQSEQREQLMLQTQELLNETTQQREGEIAALRQKLYEAELLLPQLDELKEKLSSSELEQQRAVAAVREELLHKHKSEIESLRCRYKLMTSMELSPSETSLEKLERPPSNIDQNTIDRSEHESIIAQLRATFETEKEKAVAAALDVERAIWQTKFNLNSESVIGNVNILKEMLEEKDRQLDLVRKQNLLLTKEIYQLKLRIDSLTNEEGNSWLKEKIEYLNRDKNRLEEELTIEKERSKRLEMETSFAALKASSHKYLLLDSCNKGDVVFVVWSMRHSQYMVVQDSPILYFVHGDCLSAMNLRMPATPSPSENAIVENTLLPVPYYAIGRVIDREYCQAKKDENRYRVSKGTRFYRIKLMPLSSMPHLAGRREKIESSFCASTTTSFSQCDTSTDNETTALLPSGCKALVPVSGCNPASPTLRQPQFSPNISTIEESITGTTTTAPTKDVVDITTAVAKIEATTEAMVRSGHIDDGDNPVATTSGERCRYTSFSIEDETENLPTLTSTPTSIRSMPSQQLMLQTVITEQPTSSGKQNVIPIITDPCIEAADVSGCSADLKNASFATACSEDSDEYRSLEHKDDADFAVSE